TTTTTGAGGACGAGGGTCATGGTTTTGTCAAGAAAGAAAATCAGATAACAGCCTACAGCAAAATACTCGAATTTCTCGACGTATATCTTAAGGAAGATAAAGGTGAGCCTATTCAGGACGGCAGTACTATGGAACTTCAAACCGAGACCGAATGAAAAAGATTTTTCTTCCAATTGCCATTTTATTCTTTGGAATCATTACGGCTCAGGATACCGGAGAGGACGACTGGGGGGCCTGGTATATGTATTTTGGCACCAACCGGATCTCGGACAAACTCAGCATACATTCCGAAGCGCAATTCAGATACTACAATACCGGGGGGAATTTTAATCAGCTTCTTCTCAGAACCGGACTTAACTATCATATAAACTCCGATGCCATCGCTACCTTAGGTTATGCTTATATCGCTACAGACAATACTTTTGAAGAGATCGTAAATGAGGTAAATTTTAAGGAGAACAGGATTTTCCAGCAATTTATCCTAAGGAATAAAGTGGGGGAATTCTTATTTGAACACCGCTACAGGCTGGAGCAACGGTTTATTGATTTCGGATCGTTTACAGATACACAGCACAGGGCGAGATATCGGTTACAACTCACCCTGCCTCTGACAGACACTTTCTTTGTCAATGCCTACGATGAAGTATTTCTGAACCTGCAGGATGATATTTTCGGACAGAATCGTTTGTACTTCGCTTTTGGTATCAACATTACCGAAAACAGCAACTTACAGATAGGATATCTGAAGAATCATTTTAATCAGATCAATTTCGATCGGCTCCAGATTGCTGTATTCTTTAATCCGGATTTCCGTAAAAAATCGAAATAAAGAATACTATCCTTAAAAACACCTGGTTATGTTGCGATCTGAAGCCTTCGAGGTCTTGTTTTCGGGTTCTCATTCATTGATTCTACCCGAAAAGAATGTGAATCCGTTTTTAAAAGCAGGGCACAAACGCGTAATGGTTAAAGTCTCATTTGAAGGACAAACAGAGCAATACCACGCAGCACTACAAAAGCACGGGGAGGATCATTGCATTGTTTTAATAAAAAACTACAGAACGCCTTAGGTGTATTTCCAAGTGATATGGTTCATATCCAACTTTCTGAGAATCTCACCCCCTACGGAGTTGAAATGCCTGAAGAACTGCAGGCAGTACTACAAAGTGATGAAGACGCCAATGCAATCTTTGAAGGATTTACGGATGGAAAGAAACGAAGTATTATCTATATGATCCTCCGTTTTAAAAATTCTCAGACCAGGATTGATAAGTCCATTTTGCTTTGTGAAAATCTGAAGAAAGGAATTAACAAGCCTGCTGATCTACTAAAAACTTGAAAGATGTAATTGACATCACCCTGATTATTGCGTAACTTTCAAAGCTAATCTTAACATCCTATAAAATGAAAATTACAAAAATAGCTGTCCTTGGTCTTATCGTCGCACTGACCTACAGTTGCAAGGAAGCGAAAAAGAAAACCGGTGAAGCGGCTGAGGAAATGGAAGAGACCATGGAAACTGTAAAAGACGAAGTAATGGTGGAAGCCATTGCTTTTAAAATGGAACCGAAAAGCGATAGTAATGTGGCAGGGGAAGTAAAGTTTACGGAGGAAGATGGCTCGGTGACTATGGAGGCCACTTTTTCGGGGCTGACTCCGGGAGAGCATGCCATCCATATCCATGAAAAGGCCGATTGCTCTGCTGATGATGGAACCTCTACAGGAGGGCATTGGAATCCGACATCAGAGCCACACGGAAAATGGGGTAATGATACGGGCTACCACAGAGGTGATATTGGAAATTTTGTCGCCGATGCCGACGGAAATGCTACCGTGGAGTTTTCTACAGATCTTTGGTGCCTAAGTTGTGAAGACGAGACTAAAAACATTGCAGGCAAAGCCGTCATTGTCCATCAGGGAGTTGACGATTTCACTTCCCAGCCCAGTGGCGCTGCAGGAGCACGCATCAGCTGTACCGGGATTATTAAATAAACGTTTGAGCGTTAATAAAAAAAGGCTGTCCGTTGGGATAGCCTTTTTTTGTGTTTTTACAAAGTAGAATTCATTGAGAATTCTGACATTTGAGGTCATTCACTATAGATGTTCAATGGTATTTGCGTAGCCTAAAATATGGCATTAGTTCCTCATACAAGGAGATTCAAGATGTAATTAGAATTTTAAATAGACCTATTTGCGAAGTAAGTTTTGCAAAGATCGGTTAGCCATCCAAATTTTAACAAAGACAAGGAGCATAGCGATGGTCCAGCTGACAAAAAGAAAGTATTCCATAACGTAGGTGATTCGGGGGTCGGTTAATACTCAATTTCAAATTTACTGTCGTTCAAAAATGTAATACTTGGGGCATTAAACTATGAACTTAAACGATAAAAATAGGCATTTCGTCTATAATTTCCTAAATATAGGAGGGGAAATCAATGATGATCCCCGTATTTTCGACGAAATGCCATGAATAATGTAATTCGGTTTACTTTTTATCAGAGGGCCTCCACTCGCATTGCCGTTACCGGTCCAAGTTCATAGGCCGCCTCTTTTAAAGAATTTTTTATTTCAGACGTTCGGGCGAGGTCGCCCCGATCTTTAAGTATTTCGGCTATCTGTAAAAGTACAAGAGGCTCCTGTGTTTTACCCATGACATGTTCCTGTACCACCTGATAAGCTTGCTCCTTTTCTCCTGCTTTAAAGTAGCTATAGGCCAATAATCCGTATGCTGAAGGAGTGGGCCGGTTGTTTGCATCACGTAAGGCAAGGGCTAAGGCCTTGTCATATTGTAGCGTCCCGTTCAAGTAGGTGTCTATGATATAGGCATTGTACATATCACCGTAAGAGGGATTCTCACTCATTTTAAAGAATGCATTCATGCTTTTCATATATTCTATGCTATCT
This DNA window, taken from Muriicola soli, encodes the following:
- a CDS encoding superoxide dismutase family protein, whose amino-acid sequence is MKITKIAVLGLIVALTYSCKEAKKKTGEAAEEMEETMETVKDEVMVEAIAFKMEPKSDSNVAGEVKFTEEDGSVTMEATFSGLTPGEHAIHIHEKADCSADDGTSTGGHWNPTSEPHGKWGNDTGYHRGDIGNFVADADGNATVEFSTDLWCLSCEDETKNIAGKAVIVHQGVDDFTSQPSGAAGARISCTGIIK
- a CDS encoding DUF2490 domain-containing protein — protein: MKKIFLPIAILFFGIITAQDTGEDDWGAWYMYFGTNRISDKLSIHSEAQFRYYNTGGNFNQLLLRTGLNYHINSDAIATLGYAYIATDNTFEEIVNEVNFKENRIFQQFILRNKVGEFLFEHRYRLEQRFIDFGSFTDTQHRARYRLQLTLPLTDTFFVNAYDEVFLNLQDDIFGQNRLYFAFGINITENSNLQIGYLKNHFNQINFDRLQIAVFFNPDFRKKSK
- a CDS encoding YdeI/OmpD-associated family protein, whose protein sequence is MVHIQLSENLTPYGVEMPEELQAVLQSDEDANAIFEGFTDGKKRSIIYMILRFKNSQTRIDKSILLCENLKKGINKPADLLKT